Proteins from one Mytilus galloprovincialis chromosome 11, xbMytGall1.hap1.1, whole genome shotgun sequence genomic window:
- the LOC143052574 gene encoding neuroglian-like: protein MLVWLILTVFLSCLLPANSLECLHCEDVIHPSDCSTSTTCSEDDMCMTQEINMGGERRFKLSCHSKRQCNAIMGSSGLSVTFCMDCCDSNKCNNQLCSAAPTTTMLPTTTTIKPTQRPYISTDHSSITTRWGTRLKIFCYGHNVDLVQVQMQIGSLHGHKIAIPTTNSPTPHVFITPQSDMYIICTGYIHLKAVTTTNIAITVTGDKPHFAHARQVISLHEGEDHALICSPQGFPTPVVTWHYARLAGHMRTIGHNLQIYKMNSKMAGKYTCTAHNYFGSTSTEYIIQYIPPETTTASATTLATTTVFMIPPLITLQQKLVIPEGKSSSVVACQVQGFPTPTVTWDTFDHKFPSNVQIHGPYLIIHNAGVYDSNTYFCKATNPAGTDIKFVHVIVNHTVKPTTLRPHIPPVISSTQIVEVRYGSSVTLNCNATGYPEPQITWHAHHKTIHQKTLQISNATFDDNALYLCIAINDAGQTQANTVVSVTGDAPQITVPPSSAVKHSGEIQSFLCEATGNPQPTITWSYTSYLHTSSRDSHTMPSHVTSSDGGRIQLTHIRDSGILKCTATNPYGTVSAHANILMSNRNDLVVGR from the exons ATGCTAG TCTGGCTGATACTAACCgtgtttttatcatgtttactACCAGCAAACT CTTTGGAATGTTTACATTGCGAGGATGTAATTCATCCATCAGACTGTTCCACCTCAACAACGTGTAGTGAAGATGAT ATGTGTATGACACAAGAAATAAATATGGGTGGTGAAAGAAGATTCAAACTCAGCTGTCATTCAAAGAGG CAATGTAATGCTATCATGGGCAGTTCTGGATTAAGCGTTACATTCTGTATGGATTGCTGTGAttcaaataaatgtaacaatCAACTATGTTCAGCGG CTCCAACAACCACAATGTTACCTACAACGACCACAATTAAACCAACACAACGTCCCTATATATCAACTGACCATTCCAGTATAACAACAAGATGGGGAACACGGTTGAAAATATTCTGTTATGGACATAATGTGGACCTAGTGCAAGTACAGATGCAAATTGGTTCACTACAT GGTCATAAAATAGCAATACCCACAACTAATTCGCCGACGCCACATGTCTTTATAACACCACAGAGTGATATGTACATTATTTGCACAGGATACATACACCTAAAAGCTGTTACAACAACAAATATAGCAATAACTGTAACCGGTg ATAAACCACATTTCGCTCATGCAAGACAGGTGATATCCCTGCACGAAGGAGAAGATCACGCACTAATATGTTCACCCCAAGGATTCCCTACACCTGTAGTTACGTGGCATTATGCACGG CTCGCGGGACATATGCGTACTATCGGACACAACttgcaaatttataaaatgaatagCAAAATGGCGGGAAAATACACATGTACGGCTCATAATTACTTTGGGTCGACGTCAACCGAGTATATCATTCAGTATATTCCTCCAG AAACTACAACAGCTTCTGCGACCACTCTTGCAACAACAACAGTCTTTATGATTCCACCCCTGATCACCCTCCAACAGAAGTTAGTCATACCAGAAGGAAAGTCATCATCAGTTGTAGCCTGTCAAGTACAAGGCTTTCCCACGCCTACTGTAACCTGGGACACTTTCGAT CACAAGTTTCCATCCAATGTCCAAATTCATGGTCCGTATCTAATAATTCATAACGCTGGTGTATACGATAGTAACACTTATTTCTGCAAGGCAACGAATCCTGCTGGAACTGATATCAAATTTGTTCACGTCATAGTAAACCATACAG TAAAACCAACTACATTGCGTCCACATATACCTCCAGTGATCAGTTCAACACAAATAGTCGAAGTTAGATATGGATCATCTGTTACATTGAACTGCAATGCAACCGGATATCCGGAGCCACAAATAACGTGGCACGCACATCAc aaaacaattcatCAAAAAACTCTTCAGATTTCAAACGCCACTTTTGATGATAATGCGTTGTATTTGTGTATTGCCATTAATGATGCTGGACAAACCCAAGCAAACACAGTGGTATCTGTAACAGGAG ATGCACCACAGATCACTGTTCCACCTTCATCTGCAGTTAAACATTCAGGAGAAATACAAAGCTTCCTGTGTGAAGCTACTGGAAATCCTCAGCCAACCATTACCTGGTCTTACACCTCA taTCTGCATACTAGTAGCCGTGATAGCCACACCATGCCGTCTCACGTGACCAGCTCAGATGGCGGGAGAATTCAGCTTACTCACATCCGTGATTCTGGAATACTTAAATGTACAGCTACAAATCCTTATGGAACAGTATCGGCTCATGCAAATATATTAATGTCTAATA GGAACGATCTAGTCGTAGGACGATGA